The window GCGGAGCGGTTCCCCGATGCGACAAGCGTGATCGTCGCTGGCAGCACCGTGCGTAACGAGCGGACGGCGTCGAGCGATGTCGACCTGTTGCTGCTCGGCCCTGACGGGTTCCTAGCCGACGGTGCCGACTCGCTCGCCGCCACGTACGCCCACGAGGGCGAGGCGGTCGAGGTGTTCGCATACACGCCCGTGGGCTTCGAGCGGTGGGCGCAGCGCGGCGTCGAGCAGTGGCGGCCCGTAATCGTGCGGATGCTGCTCGAGGGTCGGGTGCTCGCCGGCGACGAGGTATTGGAGCAGCTCCGCGAACGCTGGGCCGAGACGTACGACCGCGGCCCTCAGCCCGAAGACGCCGACGTCAACCTCCTGCGCTATGCCATCACCGACCTCGTCGACGATCTCGCCGACGTGACCGACGACGTTGAGCGCCGCGTGGTCGCAGCCGAGCTGCTGCGACAGGTCGCGTCCCTCGCGCTCATTACTAACCACCGCTGGATCGGCACCGGCAAACACCTCTCCCGCGAACTGCGTCGATGGGATGCGGTGCGCGCAGCTCGCCTGACCGACCCGTACGTCGCCGGCGACTTCGACGCCTTCCATGCCGCAGCGGCCGCCGAGCTCGAAAGCGCGGGCGGACGACTCCGGACAGGCTTCACGCGCTGAGCCTCCCGTACGTCGCCATCGGCCAGGCCGGCTCGACCATCAGCGGACGCGAGCTCCGCGCAGGTCGGCGTCCGCAAACGGTCGGCTGCGCACGTCCGCCGGCCGCCGCGAGACACGCCGGCGGGGGAGTGTCCACAACCCGTGTACGAATCTTTCCGCTTGTCGGCCGCGGTGAGCACGAGTTTCCGCTCGTCCCAGACCACACTCTCAACAGTGGTAACAGTGATGTTAGATCCGGTCGCCGGAGAGGGGGAGCCGCAACCTCTCGTCCGATCGGCGCGCGAGCGAAGTTCCCAGCCAGGGCACAACCTGAGCCCAGGAAAGGGAAAAGCAAACGTGCGGTCGTAGCATGGCGGGATGTCGTCGATGGCTGATGTTGAGGCGCTTGTGCCGCCTTTGCCGGTGCGGACGGTGCTGTGGCGCACCCAGGCACCGTTCCTGGTGACACTCGCGGTAGCGCTGGTGGCCGGCGCCGTGACTGAGGCGGGGCCGACGTGGCCGTATGTGGCGGCGGGGGTGGCGGCGGCATGCGCGACAGCTGCGACGGGTCTTCTGGTCTCCCGGTTGGGGGAGGGGGTCTTGATCGGTGGTGCGGTGGTGCACATGGTGGTGGTGGCGGGGGTGGATTACGCGTCGTGGCCCACGACTCCCTCAATGGTGGGTCTGATGATGCTGCCGGCGCTGCACCTGAGCTACGGATTCAGGGCGCGCCGTGGCCCGTATCTCTTGGCGGTCGGGGTTCCCCCGATCCTGACGGCTCTCGCGCTGGGGTCGAGCAGGGCTGTGGCGGCGACGTGGGCCAGTGCGGCTGTCCAGATCCTGGCCCTCGTCGCGGTGGCCACGGTGGTGTACCTGTCGGCCCGGCACGCCTGGCTTCAGCGCGTCCAGCTTCAACAGGCACTGCTGGAGGCGCGGGCGGCGGTCAACACCGCGCAGGTGGTCGCCGATGCGATCGAGACCGGGGTGACCTACTACGACACCGCCGGCAGGGTGGAGGTCCGCAACAAGGCGATGACCGGCTTCGCTCAGCGTGCCGGCTACGACGCCGAGACCGTGAGCGCGCAGCAC is drawn from Litorihabitans aurantiacus and contains these coding sequences:
- a CDS encoding nucleotidyltransferase domain-containing protein, whose product is AERFPDATSVIVAGSTVRNERTASSDVDLLLLGPDGFLADGADSLAATYAHEGEAVEVFAYTPVGFERWAQRGVEQWRPVIVRMLLEGRVLAGDEVLEQLRERWAETYDRGPQPEDADVNLLRYAITDLVDDLADVTDDVERRVVAAELLRQVASLALITNHRWIGTGKHLSRELRRWDAVRAARLTDPYVAGDFDAFHAAAAAELESAGGRLRTGFTR